One genomic window of Luteitalea pratensis includes the following:
- a CDS encoding DNA-3-methyladenine glycosylase I produces the protein MRCPWCGTDPLYVAYHDEEWGVPVHDDRRLFELLILEGAQAGLSWITVLRKREAYRQAFDGFDIDRVAAYGDEDVARLLADPGIVRNRLKVRGAIRTAKAVQEIQVRDGSLDAFVWNFVGGRTRINRWTSMGEVPTAAPEAHAMSAALRKMGATFVGPTICYAFMQAAGLVDDHLATCWKRTG, from the coding sequence ATGCGCTGTCCCTGGTGTGGAACCGATCCGCTGTACGTCGCCTATCACGACGAGGAATGGGGTGTCCCCGTACATGACGACCGGCGACTGTTCGAACTGCTGATTCTCGAAGGCGCGCAGGCCGGGCTGAGCTGGATAACGGTGCTGCGTAAGCGCGAGGCCTATCGCCAGGCGTTCGACGGCTTCGACATCGATCGGGTGGCGGCGTATGGCGACGAAGATGTGGCGAGACTGCTCGCCGATCCGGGCATCGTCCGCAATCGGCTGAAGGTACGGGGTGCGATTCGGACCGCGAAGGCGGTGCAGGAGATTCAGGTCCGTGACGGTTCCCTCGATGCGTTCGTGTGGAACTTCGTCGGCGGTCGCACACGTATCAACCGCTGGACGTCAATGGGAGAGGTGCCTACCGCAGCGCCAGAGGCGCACGCGATGAGCGCCGCGTTGCGAAAAATGGGGGCCACGTTCGTTGGTCCGACCATCTGTTACGCGTTCATGCAGGCGGCAGGGCTCGTGGACGACCACCTCGCGACGTGCTGGAAACGTACTGGCTGA